From the Halalkalicoccus sp. CGA53 genome, one window contains:
- the cyaB gene encoding class IV adenylate cyclase: MYEVEVKVRAPHSPLRSRLAKLGADPIGAVTQADTYYDAPHRSFAETDEAVRIRRETPVREDGSGNDATVLTYKGPLVESASKTRVEREVDVEDGEAMAAILQALGFEPVATVEKDRERFSLEGMTVTLDSVAGLGEFVEAETEATEGERVAAREEVVSLLSRLDLDADDQLRTSYLELLLAEEHSSQL, from the coding sequence ATGTACGAAGTCGAGGTGAAGGTCCGGGCCCCACACAGCCCGCTCCGGTCGCGGCTCGCCAAACTCGGAGCGGATCCGATCGGGGCGGTCACGCAGGCGGACACCTACTACGACGCCCCCCACCGCTCCTTCGCGGAGACCGACGAGGCGGTCCGCATCAGGCGGGAGACGCCCGTAAGGGAGGACGGATCCGGTAACGACGCGACCGTCCTCACGTACAAGGGGCCGCTCGTCGAGTCGGCGTCGAAGACCAGGGTGGAACGGGAGGTCGACGTCGAAGACGGCGAGGCGATGGCGGCGATCCTCCAGGCGCTCGGGTTCGAGCCGGTCGCCACGGTCGAAAAGGACCGCGAACGCTTCTCGCTCGAGGGGATGACGGTAACGCTCGATTCCGTCGCGGGCCTCGGCGAGTTCGTCGAGGCAGAGACCGAGGCGACCGAGGGCGAACGGGTCGCCGCCCGTGAAGAGGTCGTCTCGCTGCTCTCGCGACTCGACCTCGACGCCGACGACCAGCTCCGCACCTCCTACCTCGAACTGCTGCTCGCGGAGGAACATTCCTCTCAGTTATAA
- a CDS encoding methionine adenosyltransferase → MTERNIRVEPIDRRAVEDQEVEIVERKGIGHPDSICDGIAESVSSALARAYLDRVGKVLHYNTDETQLVAGRAAPAFGGGEMVDPIYLLIVGRATKEYKGTTIPTGTIALSAAREYLAETLPHLDLGTDVILDVKLGEGSGDLQEVFGEGGATVPMANDTSFGVGHAPLTETERIVLEAERGLNGEFSNETPALGQDVKIMGKREGDRIDVTVAAAAVDAHVPDMEAYRETIAAVREYVANLAGEYTDREVAVHVNTADEYDRGAIYLTTTGTSAENGDDGSVGRGNRANGLITPNRSMSMEATSGKNPVNHIGKIYNLLSTEIAESVVEEVDGIRDLRVRLLSQIGRPIDRPHVADAHVVTEEGIEVREVAPEIERIVDRELADVTEITRRAIDGELSTF, encoded by the coding sequence ATGACCGAGCGGAACATCCGGGTCGAGCCGATCGATCGTCGGGCAGTCGAAGATCAGGAGGTAGAGATCGTCGAGCGGAAGGGGATCGGCCACCCGGACTCGATCTGTGACGGGATCGCGGAGAGCGTCTCGAGCGCGCTCGCCCGCGCGTACCTCGACCGGGTCGGGAAGGTGCTCCACTACAACACCGACGAGACCCAGCTCGTCGCCGGGCGGGCCGCACCCGCCTTCGGCGGCGGGGAGATGGTCGATCCGATCTACCTCCTGATCGTCGGCCGCGCCACCAAGGAGTACAAGGGGACGACGATCCCGACCGGAACGATCGCACTCTCGGCCGCCCGCGAGTACCTGGCGGAGACGCTGCCACACCTCGATCTCGGCACCGACGTGATCCTCGACGTCAAACTCGGTGAAGGCAGCGGGGACCTCCAGGAGGTCTTCGGCGAGGGCGGCGCGACCGTCCCGATGGCGAACGACACGAGCTTCGGCGTGGGCCACGCGCCGCTGACCGAGACGGAGCGGATCGTCCTGGAGGCCGAGCGGGGGCTCAACGGGGAGTTTTCGAACGAGACCCCCGCGCTGGGCCAGGACGTGAAGATCATGGGCAAACGCGAGGGTGACCGGATCGACGTGACGGTCGCGGCGGCCGCGGTCGACGCCCACGTCCCCGACATGGAGGCGTACAGGGAGACGATCGCGGCGGTCAGGGAGTACGTCGCGAACCTGGCCGGCGAGTACACCGATCGGGAGGTGGCGGTCCACGTCAACACCGCCGACGAGTACGACCGGGGAGCGATCTACCTCACGACGACCGGCACCTCGGCGGAGAACGGCGACGACGGCTCGGTGGGCAGGGGCAACCGTGCGAACGGGCTGATCACGCCCAACCGCTCGATGTCGATGGAAGCCACCAGCGGAAAGAACCCCGTCAACCACATCGGGAAGATCTACAACTTGTTGAGTACCGAGATCGCCGAATCCGTCGTCGAGGAGGTCGACGGCATCCGGGATCTGCGGGTGAGGCTGCTCAGCCAGATCGGCCGCCCGATCGACCGGCCGCACGTCGCCGACGCCCACGTCGTCACCGAGGAGGGCATCGAGGTTCGCGAGGTCGCCCCCGAGATCGAGCGAATCGTCGACCGAGAGCTCGCCGACGTCACCGAGATCACCCGCCGTGCGATCGACGGCGAACTCTCGACGTTCTAA
- a CDS encoding tRNA sulfurtransferase: MHPPGADVVVVSHGDIGVKSATVQRSMERRLVANLEATLDARGVDAEVEDRWTRPLIHVSEPEIEAATAAACDTFGVRSASPAVSVPPTLDAMREALAETGRAVYTDGSFAVRARRAGERDSHPFTSEELEREGGRAVWEAVSEGFEPTVDLEDPDLTFSVECREREAFVACERREGPGGLPLGSQGRLVALVSGGIDSPVAAWSAMRRGCSIVPLYVDLGEFGGVDHVARAEAAIGVLEDYAAGFDMRPRIVPGGEAAELIAREVRDERMLVLRRFMLRVAERVAEEEDACGIVTGEALGQKSSQTAVNLSVTDRAVDVPVHRPLLAYDKHEIEARAREIGTYEEATIPAGCNRMAPDHPETQATLAGVERVEPDLEGLIEEAVAGIEVVER, encoded by the coding sequence GTGCACCCCCCGGGAGCCGACGTCGTCGTCGTCAGTCACGGCGACATCGGCGTCAAGAGCGCGACGGTCCAGCGGTCGATGGAGCGACGGCTGGTCGCGAACTTGGAGGCGACGCTCGACGCGAGGGGGGTCGATGCGGAAGTCGAAGACCGCTGGACGCGACCGCTTATCCACGTCTCCGAACCGGAAATCGAGGCGGCGACCGCAGCCGCCTGCGACACGTTCGGAGTGCGTTCGGCGAGCCCGGCGGTGTCCGTTCCTCCGACGCTCGACGCCATGCGGGAGGCGCTCGCCGAGACCGGCCGGGCGGTCTACACTGACGGCTCGTTCGCGGTGCGTGCGCGCAGGGCTGGCGAGCGAGATTCCCACCCGTTCACGAGCGAGGAGCTAGAGCGCGAGGGGGGCCGGGCGGTGTGGGAAGCGGTTTCGGAAGGGTTCGAACCGACGGTCGACCTGGAGGACCCGGATCTCACCTTCTCCGTCGAGTGCAGGGAACGCGAAGCGTTCGTGGCCTGCGAACGGCGCGAGGGTCCCGGTGGACTCCCGCTCGGCTCCCAGGGACGACTCGTCGCGCTCGTGAGCGGCGGGATCGACTCTCCCGTCGCTGCCTGGTCCGCGATGCGTCGGGGCTGTTCGATCGTTCCGCTCTACGTCGACCTCGGGGAGTTCGGCGGAGTGGACCACGTCGCCCGCGCGGAGGCGGCGATCGGGGTTCTAGAGGACTACGCCGCGGGCTTCGACATGCGTCCCCGGATCGTCCCGGGCGGTGAGGCAGCGGAACTGATCGCCCGCGAGGTCAGAGACGAGCGGATGCTCGTGCTCAGGCGGTTCATGCTCCGGGTAGCAGAACGCGTCGCGGAGGAGGAAGACGCCTGCGGGATCGTCACGGGGGAGGCGCTCGGACAGAAGTCGAGCCAGACAGCGGTGAACCTCTCGGTGACCGACCGGGCGGTCGACGTACCGGTCCACCGGCCGCTGCTCGCGTACGACAAACACGAGATCGAAGCCAGAGCGCGCGAGATCGGCACGTACGAGGAGGCGACGATCCCCGCCGGCTGCAACCGGATGGCACCCGACCACCCGGAGACGCAGGCGACGCTCGCGGGCGTCGAGCGGGTCGAACCCGACCTGGAGGGGTTGATCGAGGAGGCGGTCGCCGGGATCGAGGTCGTCGAACGGTAG
- a CDS encoding DUF5804 family protein, whose product MTTVCLVGSPDSDLKIELLGRETSREALASYEISTPWRNTVAVETVSLGAAVSLCNDLNWYLVRFADHAMIREPSVSTDEWLSRRLARAVRDEEVRPEESKERLAIFGVEEGELVEPMYVTRRDPLPEYDLREVEETLVVRVHESEFGG is encoded by the coding sequence GTGACGACCGTCTGCCTCGTCGGCTCGCCCGACTCCGACCTGAAGATCGAGCTACTGGGTCGAGAGACATCCCGCGAGGCGCTCGCGTCGTACGAGATCAGCACGCCCTGGCGGAACACGGTCGCGGTCGAGACGGTGAGCCTCGGCGCGGCGGTCTCGCTCTGTAACGACCTGAACTGGTATCTCGTCCGGTTCGCCGACCACGCGATGATCAGGGAACCGAGCGTCAGTACGGACGAGTGGCTCTCGCGACGGCTCGCGCGGGCGGTGCGCGACGAGGAGGTCAGACCCGAGGAATCGAAAGAGCGGCTGGCGATCTTCGGTGTGGAGGAAGGCGAACTCGTCGAACCGATGTACGTCACCCGGCGGGACCCATTACCGGAGTACGACCTGCGCGAGGTCGAAGAGACCCTCGTCGTCCGAGTGCACGAGTCCGAGTTCGGGGGCTAG
- a CDS encoding alpha/beta fold hydrolase — MSTQPTALVDETEVEDGRVVVDGSEIHYLTAGHDGPAVILLHGGGLDSAAVSWRETLPALADGYQVFAPDLPGYGESAHPEAPYSIEYFAHTLSGFMDALNITHASLVGISMGGGIALQFALSNPDRVDRLVAVDSYGLTGEVPGGKLGYLVVRLPLFRRLTYGALRNSRRLMRASVRRMVGSPDVVTPGMVVEIEREAKREDAGLAFNRFQRAEVGWNGLRTEFSDRLHELSVPTLFVHGAEDTLVPPEASIRAATLAPDAELEMMEGVGHWPPRERPEEFAGLVREFLRGV; from the coding sequence ATGAGCACACAGCCCACGGCGCTCGTCGACGAGACCGAAGTCGAGGACGGACGGGTAGTCGTGGACGGGTCGGAGATCCACTACCTGACCGCGGGTCACGACGGTCCGGCGGTGATCCTCCTCCACGGCGGCGGTCTCGACTCGGCGGCCGTCTCCTGGCGCGAGACGCTCCCCGCGCTCGCGGACGGCTACCAGGTGTTCGCGCCCGACCTCCCGGGATACGGCGAGAGCGCACACCCCGAAGCGCCCTACTCGATCGAGTACTTCGCTCACACCCTCTCGGGGTTCATGGACGCGCTCAACATCACCCACGCGAGCCTCGTCGGCATCTCGATGGGCGGGGGGATCGCCCTCCAGTTCGCGCTCTCGAACCCGGATCGGGTCGATCGGCTCGTCGCCGTCGACTCCTACGGCCTGACGGGCGAGGTCCCCGGCGGCAAACTCGGCTACCTCGTCGTTCGACTCCCGCTGTTCAGACGACTCACCTACGGCGCGCTCAGGAACAGCCGTCGGCTCATGCGCGCGAGCGTGAGACGCATGGTCGGCAGTCCCGACGTGGTCACCCCGGGGATGGTCGTCGAGATCGAACGCGAGGCGAAACGCGAGGACGCGGGGCTGGCGTTCAACCGGTTCCAGCGGGCCGAGGTCGGCTGGAACGGGCTGCGAACGGAGTTCTCCGACCGGCTGCACGAGCTATCGGTACCGACGCTGTTCGTCCACGGCGCCGAGGACACGCTGGTGCCTCCCGAGGCATCGATCCGGGCGGCGACGCTCGCACCCGACGCGGAGCTGGAGATGATGGAGGGCGTCGGTCACTGGCCGCCGCGCGAGCGCCCCGAGGAGTTCGCGGGGCTGGTCCGGGAGTTCCTTCGGGGCGTCTGA
- a CDS encoding PLP-dependent cysteine synthase family protein, whose amino-acid sequence MNGSVLEAIGTPLVQVDSPEGATIAAKLESFNPGGSAKDRPALAMIEAAERSGALEPGGSVVEPTSGNTGIGLAIACAARGYDLTIVMPASKSPERRQLMKAYGATLELVEGEISEARERAAEIAEETGALEMGQFENPANAEAHYRTTAPEIISQVEGREIDAFVATVGTGGTLTGTARRLLEAFPEMEVIAVEPEENAVLSTGVPGKDDYQGMGPGFVSDLLDIDLIDSIETVALPGAEEECRRLAREEGILVGQSSGAASVAARRVADRLARPELECPEPPRVDLFAEEAATTDGGAAYDDCPLVVTVFPDSGERYLSTGLFD is encoded by the coding sequence ATGAACGGAAGCGTGCTCGAGGCCATCGGCACGCCGCTGGTCCAGGTCGACTCGCCGGAGGGAGCGACGATCGCCGCCAAACTCGAGTCGTTCAACCCCGGCGGCTCGGCGAAGGACCGCCCGGCGCTCGCGATGATCGAGGCCGCCGAACGCTCGGGCGCCCTCGAACCCGGTGGGAGCGTCGTCGAGCCGACCAGCGGCAACACCGGCATCGGCCTCGCGATCGCCTGTGCCGCCCGCGGATACGACCTCACGATCGTGATGCCGGCCTCGAAGTCGCCCGAACGCCGCCAGCTCATGAAGGCTTACGGTGCGACGCTCGAACTCGTCGAGGGCGAGATATCGGAGGCGAGAGAGCGTGCTGCCGAGATCGCCGAGGAGACCGGCGCGCTCGAGATGGGCCAGTTCGAGAACCCGGCGAACGCCGAGGCACACTACAGAACTACTGCCCCGGAGATCATCTCGCAGGTCGAGGGACGGGAGATCGACGCGTTCGTCGCGACCGTCGGAACGGGTGGGACCCTCACCGGCACTGCCCGCCGCCTCCTCGAAGCCTTCCCGGAGATGGAGGTGATCGCGGTCGAACCCGAAGAGAACGCCGTGCTCTCGACGGGCGTACCGGGGAAGGACGACTATCAGGGGATGGGGCCGGGCTTCGTCAGCGACCTGCTCGACATCGACCTGATCGACTCGATCGAGACGGTGGCGCTCCCGGGAGCCGAGGAGGAGTGCCGTCGCCTCGCCCGCGAGGAGGGGATCCTGGTCGGGCAGTCGAGCGGCGCGGCGTCGGTCGCCGCCCGCCGGGTCGCCGATCGACTGGCCCGACCGGAACTGGAGTGTCCCGAACCGCCGAGGGTCGACCTGTTCGCGGAGGAGGCGGCGACCACGGACGGTGGCGCGGCCTACGACGACTGCCCGCTGGTCGTGACGGTGTTCCCCGACAGCGGAGAGCGCTACCTCTCGACGGGGCTGTTCGACTGA
- a CDS encoding TlpA family protein disulfide reductase, producing the protein MTLETMRPTPTWDATAYRETVETFESVREEITVKVWGADWCGDCRGQLPEFAAALDAAGVSDDRIEQLPVEKREDGSKEGPDVEEYGIEYIPTVVIERDGEELARFVEEEPVPIAVYLADRIEEAEVTA; encoded by the coding sequence ATGACGCTGGAGACGATGCGACCCACCCCGACGTGGGACGCGACAGCCTATAGGGAGACCGTCGAGACGTTCGAGTCCGTCCGTGAGGAGATCACCGTGAAGGTCTGGGGCGCCGACTGGTGTGGCGACTGCCGGGGTCAGCTTCCCGAGTTCGCCGCCGCGCTCGACGCCGCGGGAGTGTCCGACGACCGGATCGAACAGCTCCCGGTCGAGAAACGGGAGGACGGCTCGAAGGAAGGTCCCGATGTCGAGGAGTACGGTATCGAGTACATCCCGACGGTCGTGATCGAACGCGACGGCGAGGAACTCGCCCGGTTCGTCGAGGAGGAGCCGGTCCCGATCGCCGTCTACCTCGCAGACCGGATCGAAGAGGCCGAGGTGACCGCGTAG
- a CDS encoding thioredoxin domain-containing protein translates to MTIPERNRLDEEASPYLLQHADNPVDWQPWDDDALSLAREHDAPIFLSIGYAACHWCHVMEDESFADEEVARALNEGFVPIKVDREERPDVDSLYMTICQLVTGRGGWPLSAWLTPDGRPFYVGTYFPKEPRRGMPGFLELLRGLRDSWETDRAAIEERADQWAAAIEDEVESVPEPGERPGSETLSDAAGAALRAADHEHGGFGQGGPKFPQPARLHLLARAYDRTGRESYLAVLGEALDAMSDRGLYDHVGGGFHRYATDREWIVPHFEKMLYDNAEIPRALIAGHAFTGEEHYARVVEETIEFLDRELSHPDGGFYSTLDAQSLPPGTDEGAHQEEGAFYVWTPDGVRDVLDEDADLFCERYGITEGGNFDGKTVLALSRSIPELAEEHGQSDEDIETRLEAARERIFEAREERPRPARDEKVLASWNGLAISTLAEAGLALDSRHAERAVEALSFCREQLWDESERELSRRFKDGDVRIDGYLDDYAFLARGAFDCYRATGEVSHLSFALDLARVIEDRFWEAEERTIYFTGEGTESLVARPQERHDQSTPSSLGVAADVLLSLSQFAPDEGFEPVVEGVLSTQGSRIRTSPLEHATLVLVADRFENGALELTIAADELPHDWHERIGREYLPDLLLAPRPPTEEGLAEWVDVLGLEETPPIWADRGARDGEPTVYACRSFTCSPPTHDIEEAFTWAAENVRS, encoded by the coding sequence ATGACGATCCCGGAGCGAAACCGGCTCGACGAGGAGGCCAGCCCCTACCTGCTCCAGCACGCCGACAACCCGGTGGACTGGCAGCCGTGGGACGACGACGCGCTCTCGCTCGCCCGCGAGCACGACGCCCCGATCTTCCTCTCGATCGGCTACGCCGCCTGTCACTGGTGTCACGTGATGGAAGACGAGAGCTTCGCGGACGAGGAGGTCGCCCGCGCGCTGAACGAGGGGTTCGTCCCGATCAAGGTCGATCGTGAGGAACGACCCGACGTCGACAGCCTCTACATGACGATCTGTCAGCTGGTGACCGGCCGCGGCGGCTGGCCGCTCTCCGCCTGGCTCACCCCGGACGGCCGGCCGTTCTACGTGGGGACGTACTTCCCGAAGGAGCCACGCCGAGGGATGCCGGGCTTTCTGGAGCTGCTCCGTGGGCTTCGCGACTCGTGGGAGACCGACCGGGCGGCGATCGAGGAGCGGGCCGACCAGTGGGCGGCCGCCATCGAGGACGAGGTCGAGTCGGTGCCCGAACCCGGCGAGCGACCGGGCTCCGAGACGCTTTCGGACGCCGCCGGCGCGGCGCTCCGGGCGGCCGACCACGAGCACGGCGGGTTCGGTCAGGGCGGCCCGAAGTTCCCACAGCCAGCACGCCTGCACCTCCTCGCGCGGGCGTACGACCGGACCGGACGCGAGAGCTACCTCGCGGTTCTGGGGGAGGCACTCGACGCCATGAGCGATCGGGGTCTCTACGACCACGTCGGCGGCGGGTTTCACCGGTACGCCACCGACCGGGAATGGATCGTCCCGCACTTCGAGAAGATGCTCTACGACAACGCCGAGATCCCACGGGCGCTCATAGCCGGCCACGCCTTCACCGGCGAGGAGCACTACGCACGAGTGGTCGAGGAGACGATCGAGTTCCTCGACCGCGAGCTCTCGCACCCCGATGGTGGCTTCTACAGCACGCTCGATGCACAGAGCCTCCCGCCGGGCACGGACGAGGGAGCCCACCAGGAGGAGGGCGCGTTCTACGTCTGGACGCCCGACGGGGTGCGGGACGTGCTCGACGAGGACGCCGACCTCTTCTGCGAGCGCTACGGGATCACCGAGGGCGGGAACTTCGATGGGAAGACGGTGCTCGCGCTCTCGCGGAGTATTCCCGAGCTCGCGGAGGAGCACGGCCAGAGTGACGAGGATATCGAAACGCGTCTCGAGGCCGCCAGAGAGCGGATCTTCGAGGCGCGCGAGGAGCGACCTCGACCGGCCCGCGACGAGAAGGTCCTCGCTAGCTGGAACGGCCTCGCCATCTCGACCCTCGCGGAGGCGGGCCTCGCGCTCGATTCACGTCACGCCGAGCGGGCCGTCGAGGCCCTCTCGTTCTGTCGCGAGCAGCTGTGGGACGAGAGTGAGAGGGAGCTCTCGCGGCGGTTCAAAGACGGGGATGTACGGATCGACGGCTACCTCGACGACTACGCGTTCCTCGCGCGCGGGGCGTTCGACTGCTACCGGGCGACCGGGGAGGTCTCGCACCTCTCGTTCGCGCTCGACCTCGCTCGCGTGATCGAAGACCGCTTCTGGGAGGCCGAGGAGAGGACGATCTACTTCACGGGCGAGGGTACCGAAAGCCTCGTCGCCCGGCCACAGGAACGCCACGACCAGTCGACGCCGTCGAGTCTCGGGGTGGCGGCCGACGTCCTGCTCTCGCTGTCGCAGTTCGCCCCGGACGAGGGCTTCGAGCCCGTAGTGGAAGGGGTACTCTCGACGCAGGGCTCGCGGATCAGGACGAGCCCGCTCGAACACGCGACGCTCGTGCTCGTCGCCGACCGCTTCGAGAACGGGGCGCTCGAACTGACGATCGCTGCCGACGAACTCCCCCACGACTGGCACGAGCGGATCGGTCGCGAGTACCTCCCGGACCTGTTACTCGCGCCGCGGCCACCGACCGAGGAGGGGCTCGCGGAGTGGGTCGACGTGCTGGGCCTCGAGGAAACGCCGCCGATCTGGGCGGATCGAGGTGCGAGAGACGGGGAACCGACGGTCTACGCCTGCCGATCGTTCACCTGTTCGCCGCCGACACACGATATAGAGGAGGCGTTCACGTGGGCGGCCGAGAACGTGCGTTCGTAG
- a CDS encoding DICT sensory domain-containing protein: MSLLELISGVEEHEQTLTVFNADEATTRALSERFSDRNLVVRPGTAEGGPETFAALERDGEFVAGTSVATMLAEDEAFSPAFDPESYRPILDELDESVFTSYSMRQMIAASREIEDRAWRIGRGELHSGFQRVSILERTLDVYERLGEREGLSVHGYASPDADPPRQDSFTLHLERASEIERTWFVAYDGGGVDENKCALLAEEREPREFYGFWTYDPETVDYIVDHLKRSYLHLETDGGRSPGHRGTR, from the coding sequence ATGTCGCTTCTCGAACTCATCTCCGGGGTGGAGGAACACGAACAGACGCTCACGGTGTTCAACGCCGACGAGGCGACCACGCGGGCGCTGAGCGAGCGGTTCAGCGACCGGAACCTCGTCGTACGGCCGGGGACGGCCGAGGGCGGGCCGGAGACGTTCGCGGCGCTCGAACGCGACGGCGAGTTCGTCGCCGGCACGAGCGTGGCCACGATGCTCGCCGAGGACGAGGCGTTCTCGCCCGCGTTCGATCCGGAGAGCTACCGCCCGATCCTCGACGAACTCGACGAGAGCGTCTTCACCTCCTACTCGATGCGACAGATGATCGCGGCCTCGCGAGAGATCGAGGACCGTGCCTGGCGGATCGGGAGGGGAGAGCTCCACTCGGGTTTCCAGCGCGTCTCGATCCTCGAACGCACCCTCGACGTCTACGAACGCCTCGGCGAGCGGGAGGGGCTCTCGGTACACGGCTACGCGAGCCCCGACGCGGATCCACCGCGACAGGACTCGTTCACCCTGCATCTGGAGCGGGCCAGTGAGATCGAGCGGACCTGGTTCGTCGCCTACGACGGCGGCGGGGTCGACGAGAACAAGTGCGCACTGCTCGCAGAGGAGCGCGAGCCTCGGGAGTTCTACGGCTTCTGGACCTACGATCCGGAAACGGTCGACTACATCGTCGACCACCTGAAACGGAGCTACCTCCACCTCGAGACCGACGGGGGCAGGTCTCCGGGCCACCGGGGCACCCGGTAG